A single Xylanimonas cellulosilytica DSM 15894 DNA region contains:
- a CDS encoding response regulator: protein MDPVRVFLVDDHEVVRRGVADLLEAESDLEVVGEAGTAAEALVRVPALAPDVVVLDVRLPDGDGVAVCRELRATTDVACLMLTSFDDDEALFDAIIAGAAGYVLKQVRGTDLVHAIRTVAAGGSMLDPHAAERVMARMRAQARHDDDPLASLTPQEQRILSLIGQGMTNRQIGAELFLAEKTVKNYVSNLLAKLGMERRVQVAVLATKLGRGDPAP from the coding sequence ATGGACCCGGTGCGCGTGTTCCTGGTGGACGACCACGAGGTCGTCCGGCGCGGTGTGGCCGACCTGCTCGAGGCCGAGTCTGACCTCGAGGTGGTCGGGGAGGCCGGCACCGCCGCCGAGGCGCTCGTCCGCGTCCCCGCGCTGGCCCCCGACGTCGTCGTCCTGGACGTGCGGCTGCCCGACGGCGACGGCGTCGCCGTCTGCCGCGAGCTCCGGGCGACGACGGACGTCGCCTGCCTGATGCTCACGTCGTTCGACGACGACGAGGCGCTGTTCGACGCGATCATCGCCGGCGCCGCAGGTTACGTGCTCAAGCAGGTGCGGGGCACGGACCTGGTGCACGCGATCCGCACCGTCGCGGCGGGCGGGTCGATGCTCGACCCGCACGCCGCGGAGCGCGTCATGGCGCGCATGCGGGCGCAGGCCCGGCACGACGACGACCCGCTGGCCTCGCTCACGCCGCAGGAGCAGCGGATCCTCTCGCTCATCGGGCAGGGCATGACCAACCGGCAGATCGGCGCGGAGCTCTTCCTCGCGGAGAAGACGGTGAAGAACTACGTGTCCAATCTCCTGGCCAAGCTCGGGATGGAGCGGCGGGTGCAGGTCGCGGTGCTGGCGACGAAGCTGGGGCGTGGGGATCCGGCGCCGTAG
- a CDS encoding RNA-binding S4 domain-containing protein produces the protein MRVDVWLWAVRLFKSRSSAAALLRAGRVRIGGAVVKASAHVKVGDRVTWREALRERDVEVVELLPKRVGAPLAVKAYVDHSPPLPTREERFAVGVRDRGTGRPTKRERREIDHLRGTRRD, from the coding sequence ATGCGCGTCGACGTGTGGCTGTGGGCGGTGCGGCTGTTCAAGTCGCGCTCGTCCGCTGCCGCGCTGCTGCGGGCCGGGCGGGTGCGCATCGGCGGCGCCGTCGTCAAAGCCTCCGCGCACGTCAAGGTCGGTGACCGCGTGACGTGGCGGGAGGCGCTCCGCGAACGCGACGTCGAGGTGGTCGAGCTGCTGCCCAAGCGCGTCGGGGCGCCGCTCGCCGTCAAGGCGTACGTCGACCACAGCCCGCCGCTGCCGACCCGCGAGGAGCGGTTCGCCGTCGGCGTGCGCGACCGGGGCACCGGGCGCCCCACCAAGCGCGAGCGGCGCGAGATCGACCACCTGCGCGGCACCCGGCGCGACTGA
- a CDS encoding DoxX family membrane protein, with protein MSAVTERREGALPTTTVPTVGRYAFAALRVVLAFEFLWAFLDKTFGFGMATPSERAWVNGGSPTSGFLGGVEGPFQGFFNGMSGSVLADVLFMVGLLGIGVALLLGIGMRIAAVSGFVLMILMWAASLPLTNNPIFDEHWIEALVILGLGFTTVGTAWSLSKRWGELDLVRRNPWLR; from the coding sequence ATGAGTGCAGTGACCGAGAGGCGCGAAGGCGCGCTTCCCACCACCACCGTCCCCACCGTGGGCCGCTACGCGTTCGCGGCACTGCGCGTGGTCCTCGCGTTCGAGTTCCTCTGGGCGTTCCTCGACAAGACGTTCGGGTTCGGCATGGCCACGCCGTCGGAGCGCGCGTGGGTCAACGGAGGCTCGCCCACCAGCGGGTTCCTGGGCGGCGTCGAGGGCCCGTTCCAGGGCTTCTTCAACGGCATGTCGGGCAGCGTCCTCGCCGACGTGCTGTTCATGGTGGGCCTGCTCGGCATCGGCGTGGCGCTGCTGCTGGGCATCGGCATGCGGATCGCCGCCGTGAGCGGCTTCGTCCTGATGATCCTCATGTGGGCCGCGTCCCTGCCCCTGACGAACAACCCGATCTTCGACGAGCACTGGATCGAGGCGCTCGTGATCCTCGGCCTGGGCTTCACGACCGTCGGCACCGCCTGGAGCCTGAGCAAGCGGTGGGGCGAGCTGGACCTCGTCCGCAGGAACCCCTGGCTCCGCTGA